The Parashewanella spongiae genome has a window encoding:
- a CDS encoding aromatic amino acid transport family protein, with the protein MPISEKGIQKKQSIIGGAMIVAGTAVGAGMFSLPVVGSGMWFSYSVLMLIGVWLFMVLGGLLLLEANLHYEAGVSFDSLAKNILGKFWRVVNGISIAFLMYVLTYAYVSGGGSIVDLSFQEAGLHLPAEWSGLLFSVVLASFVIVGTKQVSRISTIMLGGMILCFFFATSNLLWEIDPVNLWLPNTDSHYAPYMLAALPIGLASFGYQGVIPSLVKHYDKSASQVIKAILVGTLLALIIYISWLVVTMGNIQRNDFINIINMGGNMGAMVGALTDVVDSNLLSKLLTLFANLAVASSFLGVSLGLFDYLADLFGFDNSWGGRIKTGLITFVPPTVLGVFYPNGFILAIGFAALAGAISVAITPALMALKVRKLFPNSVTFKTPGGATVAWLVLIYGVVIMVCHILKMLGLLPVYG; encoded by the coding sequence ATGCCAATATCTGAAAAGGGAATTCAAAAGAAACAATCGATCATTGGCGGCGCAATGATTGTCGCTGGAACGGCTGTTGGGGCGGGGATGTTTTCGCTGCCTGTGGTTGGCTCTGGGATGTGGTTTAGCTATTCAGTGTTGATGTTAATTGGTGTTTGGTTGTTTATGGTGTTGGGTGGCCTGCTGTTATTGGAAGCGAACCTGCATTATGAAGCTGGGGTCAGCTTTGATAGTTTAGCTAAAAATATTCTTGGAAAGTTCTGGCGAGTCGTCAACGGTATCTCCATTGCTTTTTTGATGTATGTATTAACCTATGCGTACGTCAGCGGCGGAGGTTCGATAGTGGATCTCAGCTTCCAAGAAGCAGGTCTTCATTTGCCAGCAGAATGGTCAGGCTTGTTATTTTCTGTGGTATTGGCAAGTTTTGTGATTGTGGGCACGAAGCAAGTGAGCCGGATCTCGACCATTATGCTCGGTGGGATGATCCTGTGCTTTTTCTTCGCGACCAGTAATTTGTTATGGGAAATTGATCCTGTAAACTTATGGTTGCCTAATACTGACTCACATTATGCACCTTATATGCTCGCTGCTTTGCCAATTGGTTTAGCCAGTTTTGGTTATCAGGGTGTTATTCCAAGTTTAGTCAAACATTATGATAAGTCCGCGTCACAAGTCATTAAAGCGATTTTAGTGGGCACTTTGCTTGCGTTAATCATCTACATTAGCTGGCTAGTGGTCACTATGGGCAATATTCAGCGTAATGATTTCATTAATATTATTAATATGGGCGGCAACATGGGGGCAATGGTAGGAGCATTGACCGATGTTGTTGACAGTAATCTATTATCTAAGCTGCTCACACTATTTGCTAATTTAGCGGTTGCTTCGTCATTCTTAGGGGTAAGTTTAGGGCTGTTTGATTACCTTGCTGATCTGTTTGGTTTTGATAATTCATGGGGTGGAAGAATAAAAACAGGGCTCATTACTTTTGTTCCTCCAACTGTTTTAGGAGTGTTCTACCCCAATGGATTTATTTTAGCGATAGGGTTTGCGGCATTAGCTGGTGCGATTTCTGTGGCAATAACACCAGCATTAATGGCGTTAAAAGTGCGTAAACTTTTTCCGAATAGTGTCACTTTTAAAACACCGGGTGGGGCAACAGTAGCATGGCTAGTGTTGATCTATGGGGTGGTGATAATGGTTTGCCACATATTAAAGATGCTTGGGCTCTTACCTGTCTATGGCTAA
- the plsB gene encoding glycerol-3-phosphate 1-O-acyltransferase PlsB, translated as MGKHNSWFFKLLRLLQKWFVHSVIVPQNPFSDLNLQADKPVVYVMKTESVSDIAVLSQTAQELGLPSPYDSIRIAGTTLPRVVCLESAKPLFRNKPSSNRFLIPFQNLLKFHQQDAELDIQLLPVSVYWGRVPGKEQDTMKAAVLERESPTWLRKCLMILFLGRHNFIQFSNTVSLADMAKQHGTDQAIAHKLSRVARVHFRRQRKVMTGPDLPNRQTLFRQLLKSPTIVKAIAEEANSKKITEEQAKKKAESYLNEIAANYSDSLVRIAERFLTWLWNKLYKGINIKGAESVRKLHHDGHEIVYVPCHRSHMDYLLLSYILYYQGMVPPHIAAGINLNFWPAGPMFRKGGAFFIRRSFRGNKLYTAVFRSYLDQLFTKGYSVEYFTEGGRSRTGRLLAPKTGMLAMTINSVLRGIERPVTLVPVYLGYDHVMEVSTYHKELSGKKKQKESVWQVFSALRKLGNFGQGYVNFGEPINIQQYLSANAPQWREEMALDTEQKPKWLTPVVNGLANQVMTGINGAAAASSVTLISLILLAAKQNSLERPMLEKQLALYLKLLVTVPYTEFTSVPEGDAKLLLEQGLELNKFTIESDPLGDIISLDEKQARNMTYYRNNIVHLLILPSLIARCILRLESCCFDKVYRVIQQQYPLLQAELYLQIESLDVYVQNMINLFIEQQLITTSQQGDTEHLVIQSDGASQLELLAETTSEMQQRYAIIFNLLALQPDIERADLERESHQLAKHIGSLHGIAAPEFYDKKLYATLTVKLKDMGLLGQQQQAQVDDIGQQLNQLLDPSLKQTLINGVHQTQRVEQGLLN; from the coding sequence TTCAGATTTGAATCTTCAAGCGGATAAGCCGGTTGTGTATGTCATGAAAACTGAGTCGGTCAGTGATATCGCGGTGCTCAGTCAAACCGCTCAGGAACTTGGTTTACCGAGTCCTTACGATAGTATTAGGATTGCTGGTACAACATTGCCCCGAGTTGTATGTCTTGAGTCTGCCAAACCGCTATTTCGGAACAAGCCTTCGAGCAATCGTTTCTTAATTCCCTTTCAGAATCTTCTAAAGTTTCATCAGCAAGACGCTGAACTCGATATTCAATTGTTACCGGTAAGCGTGTATTGGGGACGTGTGCCGGGTAAAGAGCAAGACACCATGAAAGCGGCGGTATTAGAGCGTGAAAGTCCGACATGGTTGCGTAAATGCTTAATGATTTTGTTTTTAGGTCGGCATAATTTTATTCAATTTTCAAACACAGTATCTTTGGCTGATATGGCAAAGCAGCATGGCACCGACCAAGCTATTGCACACAAACTTTCGCGCGTTGCTCGAGTACATTTCCGTCGTCAGCGTAAGGTAATGACGGGCCCTGATTTACCAAATCGTCAAACCTTGTTTAGGCAGTTATTAAAATCTCCGACCATTGTGAAAGCTATTGCGGAAGAGGCCAACAGTAAGAAAATTACTGAAGAACAAGCGAAGAAAAAAGCAGAGTCGTATCTGAATGAGATTGCAGCCAATTACTCGGATAGTTTAGTGCGAATTGCCGAACGCTTTTTAACTTGGTTATGGAACAAATTATATAAAGGCATCAATATCAAGGGCGCGGAGTCTGTTCGTAAACTGCATCATGATGGTCACGAAATTGTGTATGTCCCCTGTCATCGCAGTCATATGGATTATCTGCTTTTATCTTACATTTTATATTATCAAGGTATGGTGCCGCCACACATCGCTGCGGGGATTAATTTAAACTTTTGGCCAGCAGGCCCGATGTTTAGAAAAGGTGGCGCGTTTTTTATCCGCCGTAGTTTTCGTGGTAATAAGCTTTACACCGCGGTGTTTCGTAGTTATCTAGATCAATTGTTTACTAAGGGCTATTCCGTCGAATACTTTACCGAAGGCGGCCGCTCTCGTACGGGGCGTTTATTAGCACCTAAAACTGGTATGTTGGCGATGACCATTAACAGCGTGTTGCGTGGCATTGAGCGTCCGGTCACTTTAGTACCAGTTTATCTTGGTTATGATCATGTGATGGAAGTGTCGACTTATCACAAAGAGTTAAGTGGTAAGAAAAAACAGAAAGAATCCGTATGGCAGGTATTTAGCGCCCTACGTAAACTCGGCAACTTTGGTCAAGGTTATGTTAATTTTGGTGAGCCAATTAATATTCAGCAGTATTTATCTGCCAACGCCCCCCAATGGCGTGAAGAAATGGCTCTTGATACGGAGCAAAAACCTAAGTGGCTTACGCCTGTGGTGAATGGACTGGCTAATCAAGTCATGACGGGGATAAATGGAGCTGCCGCCGCAAGTTCAGTCACGCTTATTAGTTTGATCTTACTGGCCGCCAAGCAAAATTCGTTAGAAAGACCCATGCTCGAAAAGCAACTGGCTTTATATTTAAAATTATTGGTTACTGTGCCGTACACTGAATTCACTTCAGTACCTGAAGGTGATGCTAAGTTACTGCTAGAGCAAGGGCTAGAGCTTAATAAATTCACTATTGAATCGGATCCTCTGGGTGACATTATTTCTTTGGATGAGAAACAAGCCCGTAATATGACCTATTACCGCAACAATATCGTTCACTTGTTGATATTGCCATCTCTTATTGCTCGTTGCATTTTGCGTTTAGAATCTTGTTGTTTTGATAAAGTTTATCGAGTGATTCAACAACAATATCCACTGCTGCAAGCAGAGCTTTATCTTCAAATTGAATCTCTTGATGTGTATGTTCAAAACATGATTAATTTGTTTATAGAGCAGCAGTTAATCACCACGTCACAACAAGGCGATACTGAGCACTTAGTGATCCAATCTGATGGAGCTAGCCAACTCGAATTGTTGGCAGAAACCACCAGCGAAATGCAACAACGATACGCCATTATCTTTAACTTATTAGCACTTCAACCCGATATTGAACGCGCTGATTTAGAGCGTGAAAGCCATCAGCTTGCTAAACATATAGGCTCGCTGCATGGTATTGCCGCTCCTGAGTTCTACGATAAAAAACTGTATGCCACCCTTACTGTCAAACTGAAGGACATGGGGTTGTTAGGCCAACAGCAACAAGCGCAAGTGGATGATATTGGGCAACAATTAAACCAGTTGCTTGATCCCTCTTTAAAACAAACACTGATTAACGGTGTGCATCAAACGCAGCGTGTAGAACAAGGACTATTAAATTAA